In Candidatus Bathyarchaeia archaeon, the following are encoded in one genomic region:
- the larA gene encoding nickel-dependent lactate racemase, producing MVDVWLPYGKTEVCVRIPTRNFLGTIEPHEKPGVPDAKAEIERALKEPVGSKRLSEIVKPEHKVAIVVDDATRPAPSHLMVPPILDELNAAGVKDENITVIFACGTHRAVTQEEAVKLLGEAVVNRVKTISHNCRAQDLVYVGTTPKYGTKVYLNRVFAEAHVRILTGDVGFHYYAGYGGGRKSVLPGVSGEETIKNNHAMILHPDAKTGVLKGNPVHEDMIEAARLAKVDFILNVVANSKGEIVKAFAGDLEQAFYEGVKVVDEMYRVTVDRKADIVVVSPGGEPADLNLFQAYKGVDSALEVVKRGGVIILVAECPEGHGNQVFYDWMVKFKDLKAVEKEIKRNFVLGGHKAYYLMKALQKVQIILVSAMPDYYATSIFKLKTARAVNDALNDAFNIAGKNARVWVMPYGNFTLPEVKITEEQTIPASS from the coding sequence ATGGTTGATGTTTGGCTTCCTTACGGAAAAACAGAAGTCTGCGTAAGAATCCCCACCAGAAATTTTCTGGGTACAATAGAGCCACACGAGAAGCCCGGCGTGCCAGACGCTAAGGCTGAAATTGAAAGAGCCTTAAAAGAACCCGTTGGCTCCAAAAGGTTAAGCGAAATTGTTAAGCCAGAACATAAGGTGGCGATAGTTGTTGATGACGCAACCAGACCCGCACCGAGCCATCTTATGGTTCCGCCAATTTTAGATGAGTTGAACGCTGCTGGAGTTAAAGATGAAAATATAACCGTAATTTTTGCTTGCGGAACCCATAGGGCGGTAACTCAAGAAGAAGCAGTCAAGTTGTTAGGCGAAGCAGTGGTTAACCGCGTGAAAACAATAAGCCACAATTGCAGAGCCCAAGATTTGGTTTATGTTGGCACAACACCGAAATACGGAACTAAAGTGTATTTGAATCGTGTTTTCGCCGAAGCACACGTGAGAATACTGACTGGCGACGTGGGTTTTCATTATTATGCTGGTTATGGCGGCGGAAGAAAAAGCGTCTTGCCCGGAGTTTCAGGTGAAGAAACAATAAAGAACAACCACGCCATGATTCTACACCCGGATGCAAAAACGGGCGTTCTAAAGGGAAACCCAGTCCACGAGGACATGATTGAAGCCGCAAGATTAGCCAAAGTAGATTTCATTTTAAATGTTGTAGCAAACAGCAAAGGCGAAATCGTCAAAGCCTTCGCAGGCGACTTAGAACAAGCCTTTTACGAAGGAGTCAAGGTCGTTGATGAAATGTACCGCGTAACCGTGGACCGCAAAGCGGATATAGTCGTCGTCAGTCCCGGTGGCGAACCAGCAGACTTGAACCTTTTCCAAGCTTACAAGGGCGTTGACAGCGCTTTAGAAGTAGTTAAACGCGGCGGCGTGATAATTTTGGTTGCCGAATGCCCAGAAGGACATGGAAACCAAGTGTTTTATGATTGGATGGTTAAGTTTAAGGATTTAAAGGCTGTTGAGAAGGAGATTAAACGCAATTTTGTTTTAGGCGGACATAAAGCCTATTATCTTATGAAGGCTTTGCAAAAGGTTCAGATAATTTTGGTTTCTGCAATGCCAGACTATTATGCCACGAGCATTTTCAAGCTGAAAACCGCCAGAGCAGTGAATGACGCTTTGAATGATGCTTTCAACATTGCTGGAAAGAACGCGAGAGTTTGGGTCATGCCCTATGGAAACTTCACCCTACCAGAAGTCAAAATAACCGAAGAACAAACCATTCCTGCAAGCAGTTAA
- a CDS encoding MBL fold metallo-hydrolase codes for MSIEKSPAKNEILFVWFNRYAGVTLKTPSKTFVIDPVDVKAKNFQNVDAILITHEHYDHLDQPLISEIHKLTQCMVVADPTSARKLRNAIPSEKLQEVQPGSEVKIGEVSVKAEKCNHPPAATPTTFIITSEDGVKVFHTADSLPFPEMATMSEKEKFDVVFCTVGIAPGASPETGVEIARLTKPKVAVPYHTGSPADQKKFADLLKKEMPKVNCLIPEVGKIYQVGKRT; via the coding sequence ATGTCAATCGAAAAATCTCCCGCAAAAAACGAAATCCTATTCGTATGGTTTAATCGCTACGCTGGAGTAACCCTAAAAACTCCATCCAAAACATTCGTAATAGACCCAGTTGACGTAAAAGCCAAAAATTTTCAGAACGTAGACGCAATATTAATCACGCATGAACATTATGACCACTTGGACCAGCCGTTAATTTCAGAAATTCACAAACTAACACAGTGCATGGTCGTGGCAGACCCAACATCCGCAAGAAAACTGCGAAACGCAATTCCTTCAGAAAAACTGCAAGAAGTTCAGCCCGGCTCAGAAGTCAAAATTGGCGAAGTCTCCGTAAAAGCGGAAAAATGCAACCATCCACCAGCAGCCACACCAACAACTTTCATAATCACAAGCGAGGACGGCGTCAAAGTTTTCCACACCGCAGACAGCCTACCCTTTCCAGAAATGGCAACTATGAGCGAAAAAGAAAAATTTGATGTGGTATTCTGCACAGTTGGAATAGCGCCCGGCGCATCACCCGAAACGGGCGTGGAAATTGCAAGATTGACAAAGCCCAAAGTAGCCGTTCCATACCACACGGGCTCACCCGCAGACCAAAAGAAATTTGCTGACTTATTAAAGAAGGAAATGCCCAAAGTCAACTGCTTAATACCGGAGGTTGGCAAAATCTACCAAGTGGGAAAAAGGACGTGA
- the pyrE gene encoding orotate phosphoribosyltransferase, with protein MPATKDKETVKIEICKILNKIGALQFGAFKLTSGKISPYYIDLRIVPSFPDAFKEICNFCVDFIKTEVNTKNFERIAGIPVAGIPFASIISYSLQKPFIYVRKGARLHGRQRRIEGILAPGDRILLVDDLITTGLSLKKAAKAITAEGGVVTDAVVLLDREEGGKEKLAKSGIKLHSLITIHEIANKLYETGAIDEEQLKTILKQIKKR; from the coding sequence GTGCCCGCAACAAAAGACAAAGAAACCGTCAAAATCGAAATCTGCAAAATTCTAAACAAAATAGGTGCCTTGCAGTTTGGAGCCTTCAAGCTTACAAGCGGAAAAATAAGCCCATACTACATAGACTTGCGCATAGTGCCAAGCTTTCCAGACGCTTTCAAAGAAATCTGCAACTTCTGCGTAGATTTCATCAAAACCGAAGTGAACACAAAAAACTTTGAAAGAATAGCCGGCATTCCAGTAGCAGGCATTCCATTCGCATCCATAATCTCCTACAGTTTACAAAAACCATTCATTTACGTCCGTAAAGGCGCACGCTTACACGGAAGACAAAGAAGAATCGAAGGAATCCTAGCGCCTGGAGACCGCATACTGTTGGTTGACGACTTAATCACGACCGGTTTATCTTTAAAGAAAGCGGCAAAAGCCATAACTGCTGAAGGTGGTGTTGTGACTGATGCTGTTGTGCTTCTGGATAGAGAAGAAGGCGGAAAAGAAAAACTGGCGAAAAGTGGAATAAAACTGCACTCGCTTATCACCATTCACGAAATAGCTAACAAGCTATATGAAACCGGCGCAATAGATGAGGAACAACTAAAAACCATTCTGAAGCAAATTAAAAAGAGATAA
- a CDS encoding TATA-box-binding protein: protein MPKVKAQINIENVVASATLNQKVDLNAVVKGYPGVEYRPEQFPGLVFRLKRPKTATLIFNSGKMVCTGAKSEKEARRAVMKVIKELKKGGIIIISKPELKIQNIVASASLGGMIDLEKSAYTLGKTMYEPEQFPGLIYRMDGPKVVILLFASGKLVCTGAKKEQDVYDAVHKLHNILEEQQLIFYE, encoded by the coding sequence ATGCCGAAAGTTAAAGCTCAAATAAACATAGAAAACGTGGTTGCCTCCGCAACCTTAAACCAGAAAGTAGATTTGAACGCTGTTGTGAAAGGCTATCCAGGCGTGGAATATCGCCCAGAACAGTTTCCAGGGTTGGTGTTTAGGCTTAAGCGGCCGAAGACGGCTACCTTGATTTTTAATTCTGGAAAGATGGTTTGTACCGGAGCAAAATCAGAGAAGGAAGCGCGCAGAGCTGTCATGAAAGTTATTAAGGAACTGAAGAAGGGCGGAATAATAATCATTAGCAAGCCGGAGCTGAAAATACAGAATATTGTGGCTTCTGCAAGCTTAGGCGGAATGATTGACTTGGAGAAGTCAGCGTACACGCTTGGCAAGACAATGTATGAGCCTGAACAGTTTCCAGGGCTCATTTATAGGATGGATGGGCCGAAGGTTGTTATATTGTTGTTTGCAAGTGGAAAGCTGGTTTGCACTGGTGCGAAGAAAGAGCAGGACGTTTATGACGCGGTGCATAAACTCCATAATATACTGGAAGAGCAGCAATTAATATTCTACGAGTAA